The DNA sequence AATATTCCTGCTATCAGCAGCAAATTTATATCCTAACGCTTGGGTACATATGCCTGTTCGTTTTGTTATGAACATTCTTCGTACAATACCTGATATTTTATTAGCTGTTATTTTCGTTGGTATTTTTGGTGTAGGTGTATTCCCAGGTATTATGGCACTATTTATTTTCTCACTAGGGCTATTAGCAAAACTAATGTATGAAACGATTGAGTCTATAGATATGAATCCACTAGATGCCATTAGAGCATCAGGAGGGAATACAATACAAGTCATTTGGTATGCTGTATTGCCCCAAGTGTTACCGCAATTCGTTTCATTTAGTCTATACGTTTTTGAAGTAAATGTTCGTGCATCAGTAGTACTCGGTTTTGTTGGTGCAGGTGGTATCGGTCTATTACTACAACAACAAGTGAGTTTCTTTAACTATCCACGAGTAATGACAATTATTATCATTATATTTATCGCTGTTGTAGTCATTGATTATATTAGTAATAAGATAAGGGAGAGATTAGTCTAATGGAATTAACAATGCCACCAAAGAAAAAACGTTCCAAATCTAAGGTGATTAGAAATATTCTTATTGCCATTGCACTGATCGCCCTTTACTTATGGACCTTTCTAACTATTGAAATTCGTTGGGAACGGGTATTTAGTGAAAGAACGATTGATAATTTTACTCGTGTAATACCACAGCTTTTTTCTCCTGATTGGTCTGCATTTGGAAAAGTCATGGGGCTTATGTGGGAGACACTTCAAATGGCCTATACAGGAACATTGCTTGCCGCTATTTTAGCAATTCCATTTGGTTTCTTTGCTGCTAGTAATGTGACGAAAAGTAAAGTATTAAATACATTATCAAAAGGGGCACTAGATGCCATTCGTGCCTTTCCAGAACTTGTACTAGCCCTCATGTTCGTTGCAGCAATTGGACCTCGCCCTTTCGCTGGGGTACTCGCTATTGCAATTGGTTCAATTGGAATGCTCGGTAAACTCTACAGTGAAGTTATCGAGTCAATCGATATGAATGTTGTAGAAGCTTTGGAAGCAAACGGAGCAAATAAAATTCAAGTATTGTACTATGGAATAATTCCACAGATCATTCCTGAATTTTTATCTTATGCAATATATCGTTTTGAAATTGACGTACGTGCTTCTACAATACTCGGTATCATTGGTGCTGGGGGTATTGGTACGTTAGTCACAATCGCTACTCAAAACCGAAACTGGGATGAAGTAGGAATGATTCTTTTAGTTATCATCGTGGTTGTAACTGTTATTGATTACTTAAGTGCCGCAATTAGAAAGCGAATTGTTTAATCATAAGAAGAACGTTAACAACAGCTTCAAGAAGCTGTTGTTGACGTTTTTTTAATGAGTTGGAATTTCGCCGTATCTCTTTTGAGCGATGGAAAAGTATATATTGATCTTTTTCAGTGTTATTTGCTCTTCTCGCTAGTACGCACGGCGGAAAAATTCAACCGCCTAGTTTTAGCCTCTCTTGCTTAAAAAAAGAGCGATGGGAATATACCATCGCTCTTTCTCACTTTTACTATTTACGCAGCCCAAGCTGCTCCAATAATTACTAATAGGATGAACAATACTAGGATTAACGCAAATCCTGTTGCAAATCCTCCTCCGTGAGCTGGTGCTGCTACAGGTGCTGCAGCATATGGTGCACATCCGTACGCTGCTGCTGGATCAGCATATCCAGCTGCTGGTGCTCCATAACCATATCCTTGATAGTGACTCATGAAAAATTCCTCCTCTAAATATTTTAAAATTAATCTTACCTTTACTTTTTTTATTAGTGATTATTAGTAGCCGTATCCATACCCACCTGGTCTAACAACTGCTGCTCCGATAATCACTAATAAAATAAACACTACAAGAATAAACGCGAATCCGCCTGCGTATCCTCCTGTTTTATGACTCATTTAATAATCACTCCTTCGGAAAAAGTCTGCGAAATATTCTTCGCACTAATAACCTATGATGTTAAGTGTAAATTGTATAGACGATAAACCATCTATTCTAAATTTAGGCGCTTTCTAATACTTAAAATCATTTACATGAAAGAATAAGGGCCACAAAGGGAGAGATTCACTTTGTGCACCCTATTTTCTACTTTAGTAAGCCCAAGCTGCTCCAATGATAACTAATAGGATGAATAGTACTAGCACTAACGCAAATCCTGTTGCAAACCCGCCTGTTGCTGGTGCTGCTGTTGTGACAGGTGCTACTGGTGCATATCCACAACCTACTGGTGCTCCGTATCCATAACCATAACCTGCTACTGCTGGATCATATCCGTGATAGTGACTCATGAGTAAATTCCTCCTTCTAATACTTTTGTTTTATATCGAAAGGGTTTTCTTGGATATTAATAATATCCATAACCACCCGGTCTAACAATTGCTGCTCCAATGATAACTAGTAAAATAAACACTACAAGAATGAACGCAAATCCACCTGCGTATCCTCCTGCTGTTGTATGACTCATTAACAATCACTCCTTTAAGGAATAATTAGAGAAGATATACATTGGATTTAAAAAGGCTGCAAGGGAAGTTAATCCCAAACAACCTTTTTTATTGACTAGCTTAGTAAGCCCAAGCTGCACCGATAATAACTAGCAGGATAAATAATACTAAGATTAACGCAAATCCTGCTGCAAATCCTCCACCAGTTGCTGGTGCTGCTGGTGCACATCCATAATATCCTGGTTCTACTCCATAATGCATGGGAAATTCCTCCTTAATCAATTGTAATACCCATTTGTAGTTCAATCATAATTTTCATGGTACTTTATTATTAGCTATATAATGAGAGGATTTTAGTAGTAACCATATCCTCCTGGTCTAACAACCGCAGCGCCAATAATAACAAGTAAGATGAACACTACGATAATAAACGCGAAAGCTCTGCCGTAGCCGTGACCTGCTGCTGGTGCACTCATTATGAACTTCCCTCCTCTTGAGAAATATCCTTGCGAATTTCTCTTCGCTTTACAATACTAACCTATGTTGAACTTGAAACTTTGTATAGACACCTGCTGAGTTCTTAAAAAAAAATTTGTTTTTTATGAAACGGATAAATATTTTAAAAGCTAAGCACCTGTACAATCAATTTCAATTTTTCTTAATACAATGTTAAAAGATTCCCATGAAGGGAGGGGAAATATATGAGTTACTATGACCTTTGCTGTCAACATCGAGGTCAAGTCGTTCAAATTAAAGAAAAAAGTGGTAATGTTCATGTTGGAAAAATAGTCGATGTAGACCAACAATATGTATGGATGGAAAGAATGAATCGTCATCAAGGTTTTGGCTATGGTTATTATGGCCATGGTCCACAAGGACAATATGGTCCTTATAGTTATGCTACTGGTCCTAGTCAATATGGAGCACCAGGTCCTGGTCAAGGCTACGGTGGTGGATTCGGCAGAAATCCTTATTTTTTCCCAGTAGCACTTGCTGGAATAGGAGGCTTTGCACTAGGCACAGCTTTCTTCTGGTAAAATCTTAATATATAAAGTAAATCGTTCTATAGGAAGAGGGGGACCCTCTCCTTAGAACGATTTTTATATTGAAAAGTATTTCTTGCCGAAACAAATTGATTAAACTTCTGCATGTTGTTTATGCTCAACAGACAATGGTAGCGAATCCTTTCTAAGTATACGTTAAATGTTGCTTATTCTCCGTTTAGACATGGTTCCTTTTGATGAACGGCTTTTATTCTTTGGTTCTTCTCCCTTCACACAAGTAGACACACTCTCAATGGACTTTAAACACTAATTTTCATACGAGCTTTCTATTTCTCGCAGGATTTTACTTTGCTTCTTCTACGCTCCTTTTCCAAACAAAAAATGGGATTCCGTTTACCTTGTAAACAGAATCCCATCATTTTTATTTTATTTTGCTATAAATTTCGTAATAAATGGTGTTATTTTTTTTATCATTGGTGTAACTTGCCCAGCTATTCCATATACTTGTTGAAATCCATTTCCTATCTTCGCATAATCTAACGTTCCATCCTCTTTAGTAATGTAGGACATCATTTTCTTTGAATTTATCTTCTTACCAGCTCCTTGATGCCCCATTGGTGTTCCCATATGTTGAGGGAATTGAGGTTGGTTTTGGAATGGCTGTTGTTGAGGATGAGGATACTGAGTGTGTTGTGTTTGCTGTTGTGGTTGCTGAATATGTTGGACCTGCTGTTGCTGTGGATGATACTGCTGTTGATATTGTTGCGCTTGCTGCATCGGTGGTCTTGGTGGTCCAAACATCATTTGTGAAAATGGGTCTCGATGTCTTGTATGGCTCTCTTGTCTCCCTTGGTGCATGTGTTTCCCCCCTTTTTAATCACATCATAGTGTATTTACTATTACTTTATGTAATAAATCATGAAGTGGAAGGGCAACTGCAATAAAAAATGATCACTGTATAAAAATAATACGATACTTATTTTTTTCGGTCAAAAAATCGTCACTGTCTTTTTCACGTTAGTGAGAGTTATATTACAATCGTTGAAAGTATTTCAGCTCACACATATCTTAAGAAAAACTAAAACCGAGCCTGGTGAAGACGGTTTTAGTTTTAGTTTTTCTTTAAAAAAAGTGTCCTATGGAATTTTTCCAATAGAACACTCCCTTGACCCCTTTCAAAAGCAATATGTTTATTAGTCGATTGTAATAAACTTTCTATTTGCATCATTTTTCGCAATGACGATTTTAAGAACATTTTCATCACTAAATACTGCTGTTACATCTTCTTCTGTAAAAGGAAAATAAACAGGGACAAATTGTTCAGCTCTTTGTCGTACTAATGTAGTATCTTCTGTAGTGCTCTCAGTTGTAGCAGCTTCATCTTCATTTTCTGTTTCCTGGTCTGTAACTGTTTGTTCAGTTACAGGTTGCTGTGCTGAAACGAGAACACCATTCCTAACAAGTTCCAACTGTACATTTTCTTTATTAAAGCCTTCTAAAGTTCCTTGAATAATGAGTTCCTTAGGTGTATCTTGAACGTGAAGATTTAGATTAAACTGTTGACGCTGAGGTGCATCAAAAAACGGAAAGTTGAATAAGTTTCCAAACGGTTGGTTTGTTGGTCTGTTTACCATTATAACTCTCTCCTTACTTTTTAAGAATATGAATATAGGTTTTCATCACGTTTGACATAAACATCTTATGTGAGGAGGAGTCATTTTGTTTAGACGTTCGTTTAGTTTTTGGGTATTTTCTTATATGAATATTAAAAATAAAAACAAGAAGGCTGCCATAAATCCCATAGCAGCCTTGTTTGTTTATATTTTTCGTATTAATTTACATATGTTGTTACTCATTTTATTACATTAATATTAATTTTTATCTTTTCCCTTTCTTTTTAGTAGGTAGCTAAACAAAACCTTTCCCTTCTGGCAATCGAACTAAGTGAAAAATTGGAATGATAATCATATTAATCTCCTCCTTTTAGTTTTTATTTCTACCTTACATCATTCGACCAACACTCATATGCTGCGCGCGCTTGTGCATTATTTCCTTTTCTAATTGATTTTGTAATTGCACACTTTTAATTTCATCTGCAGTATACTTCCGCTTTGAAATTGTTACAGTTAAGAAAAATAAATGAAACATCATATCTTATCACCTCCTTTAGTTAAGAACATAAAAAAACACAGGTCATGTTAGACCTGTGTTATCGATAGGCATACGGATCCCTACTGAATAAAGACACAAAAAAGCACAGGTCATCATCTCTAACCTGCACAGTAATATCGTTATAATAAAGTAGAAAACTAATTCAACTGAATACTGGAGGCTAGATTATTATTTAGTTGCTTTGTAGTTACAAAATATACGTTAATCATGTTTTGCTGCCTCCTTTACCATTATTTTGATTTCTTACAACCATATTTTACCTCTAGTTGAATAGGAAGTAAAGAACTTTTTTAAAAGAAATGGATGACAATACTCGTCGAGGACAGATAGGATAAAACAAATCTATTCTCAATTTTTTCTTCCAACTTTACGAGAAGTCTTCGCGCACACTTAAAAGCCCGCTATAAGTGAGTTTCTTATAGCGGGCACACGACGAGTGTAGCCATTGCTAGGACTTTATATAGCTTATGGCACACCCTCTTATTATCCTGTTACAACATAACCAAAATACAATACTAAAACAAAAGCTACAATAAACTGAATCCAAAAGATTGCTTTACCTTTGCCAGATAAACTCCCTTTTGCCATTCTATTGCTAATGAATTCCATCACGAATATTAACCAAATAGCCAATAAACCTTTTACTACTGCTGACCAGTAGAAACCATTTAAGACAATTAGCCAAATTCCAGTAACTAGTAGTAGTACATACATTAAACGTAAAACCATTTGAAGTATTTTACTTGCTTTTGCCTTACCATTGTTTATAAAAATCACTGTTAAAAAGAAAACAACGATCCCAACAAACCAAAATAAGGCATGTGAGTGTAATATATAAGCGCCCAAAAATGTCTCCTCCTTTATGTATCGTCCTGTTATACATTTGCTGTTGACTTATAATTTCAAAAGTAGACCAAATGTATTGCATCAGAGCGGCATATCATAACCATCGCACCTTCCACAAAAAACATCATCATTGGCAGTTAAATCAACACTAGCGTTTAACAAAACATATATCTTCACTTGTCCTTATTATACTAGATTTTAATTTCAAACGTAACTAAGACGTATTGATGCTATCCCTTCCTCTATATTGGCCATAAAGAGAGGTAATTCATACCAC is a window from the Evansella cellulosilytica DSM 2522 genome containing:
- a CDS encoding YjcZ family sporulation protein gives rise to the protein MHYGVEPGYYGCAPAAPATGGGFAAGFALILVLFILLVIIGAAWAY
- the phnE gene encoding phosphonate ABC transporter, permease protein PhnE translates to MELTMPPKKKRSKSKVIRNILIAIALIALYLWTFLTIEIRWERVFSERTIDNFTRVIPQLFSPDWSAFGKVMGLMWETLQMAYTGTLLAAILAIPFGFFAASNVTKSKVLNTLSKGALDAIRAFPELVLALMFVAAIGPRPFAGVLAIAIGSIGMLGKLYSEVIESIDMNVVEALEANGANKIQVLYYGIIPQIIPEFLSYAIYRFEIDVRASTILGIIGAGGIGTLVTIATQNRNWDEVGMILLVIIVVVTVIDYLSAAIRKRIV
- a CDS encoding YjcZ family sporulation protein, yielding MSHTTAGGYAGGFAFILVVFILLVIIGAAIVRPGGYGYY
- a CDS encoding YjcZ family sporulation protein, producing MSAPAAGHGYGRAFAFIIVVFILLVIIGAAVVRPGGYGYY
- the phnE gene encoding phosphonate ABC transporter, permease protein PhnE is translated as MSSQTEVRGLTSSKAKTRTTIILVAIVGIYMYTSWATNSSIIDLINGWGGFVRIATDLFPPNFSYIPQVWEKLAETIQMAIIATTMAAIVSIPIFLLSAANLYPNAWVHMPVRFVMNILRTIPDILLAVIFVGIFGVGVFPGIMALFIFSLGLLAKLMYETIESIDMNPLDAIRASGGNTIQVIWYAVLPQVLPQFVSFSLYVFEVNVRASVVLGFVGAGGIGLLLQQQVSFFNYPRVMTIIIIIFIAVVVIDYISNKIRERLV
- a CDS encoding YjcZ family sporulation protein, which translates into the protein MSHKTGGYAGGFAFILVVFILLVIIGAAVVRPGGYGYGY
- a CDS encoding YisL family protein is translated as MGAYILHSHALFWFVGIVVFFLTVIFINNGKAKASKILQMVLRLMYVLLLVTGIWLIVLNGFYWSAVVKGLLAIWLIFVMEFISNRMAKGSLSGKGKAIFWIQFIVAFVLVLYFGYVVTG
- a CDS encoding YrzI family small protein; this translates as MMFHLFFLTVTISKRKYTADEIKSVQLQNQLEKEIMHKRAQHMSVGRMM
- a CDS encoding YjcZ family sporulation protein — translated: MSHYQGYGYGAPAAGYADPAAAYGCAPYAAAPVAAPAHGGGFATGFALILVLFILLVIIGAAWAA
- a CDS encoding YjcZ family sporulation protein, with protein sequence MSHYHGYDPAVAGYGYGYGAPVGCGYAPVAPVTTAAPATGGFATGFALVLVLFILLVIIGAAWAY